In a genomic window of Quercus lobata isolate SW786 chromosome 4, ValleyOak3.0 Primary Assembly, whole genome shotgun sequence:
- the LOC115986289 gene encoding receptor-like protein 9DC3 isoform X1 — protein sequence MGRIPFFLIFFLFLSLPNSSFSSFSFNSSTLLCLSDQSSALLHFRNSFSVGRSFLICDSFSYYPPKNSWKMGTDCCGWYGVTCDTMTGHVIGLDLSCSRLHGPIHPNSTLFSLRHLQRLNLAYNDFHGSTISSKFGGFANMTHLNLAGFSVAGSSVSGPYIPDFSIPGSSFAGNVPSEISHLSKLVSLDLSSNIDMRIETPNLKSLIQNLTHLTELVLYGIDMSSVSTNCLTNLSSSLTSLRLTYCQLKGKFPDNIFHLPNLQMLRVGSNYNLTGSFPTYNWSTSLKFLVLSETKFSIDLPYLSSNLKSLKQLYVGGCNFIGSSYPTFLSNLTQITHLGLPYSNFGGQCPWSLLNITGLTLLDLSYNNFTGQLPDFSSNNSSNSQLVSKIPSNLEYLILSGNLLTGTIPSWVYTIPSLRHLHLDHNQFTGHIGEFQHNSLVSLNVSFNNFSGNVESKIFSKLKRLLYLDMSNNPHLSLHSFTSATNILSKIYWLQLSSSNITEIPQFLRTAKYIAYLDLSNNHIKGNIPSWVMEVGKDSLYYFSVSRNNLTGHIPSLICNLSSLIYLDFSYNHLNNMIPQCLGKLSDNLKNLNLQSNNLNGTVPATFAKGCQLRSLKLNGNQLEGALPQSLVHCRKLEVLDFGNNKISGTFPCWLESLSELCVLVLRSNNFHGAIGNPKTKFPFPNLRIIDLSHNKFHGLLPTKFFMYLKAMMNVSADKGELKYMGDDYYQDSVTVVMKGLSIELVKIQSLFTTIDFSNNNFKGEIPKAIVELRSLKGLNFSHNNLSGHVPPSLGNLTNLEWLDLSSNKLTGEIPIQLADLTMLAFLNLSENYLFGHMPQGKQFNTFMNDSYYGNLGLCGFPMTKACGNDEGQQPSPSSTIQEDDFEFENGFHWKVVLLGYGCGFMFGLGLGYLVFSSGKPKWLVNIVYGGRHNKLQRS from the coding sequence ATGGGGCGGATacctttctttctcattttcttcctcttcctttctctacctaattcatctttctcttctttttcttttaattcatcTACGCTTCTTTGCCTTTCCGACCAAAGCTCTGCTTTGCTCCATTTCAGAAACTCTTTTTCTGTCGGTCGTTCTTTTTTGATTTGCGATTCGTTTTCTTATTATCCTCCGAAGAATTCGTGGAAAATGGGTACAGATTGTTGTGGGTGGTATGGGGTCACCTGTGATACGATGACAGGTCATGTCATTGGTCTCGACCTCAGTTGCAGTCGGCTTCATGGTCCCATCCATCCCAATAGCACCCTTTTCTCTCTTCGCCATCTCCAGAGGCTCAACCTTGCTTACAACGATTTCCATGGCTCCACAATTTCATCTAAATTTGGTGGCTTTGCAAACATGACGCATCTCAACCTCGCTGGCTTCTCCGTTGCGGGCTCCTCCGTTTCTGGCCCCTACATTCCTGACTTCTCCATTCCTGGCTCCTCCTTTGCTGGTAATGTCCCTTCCGAAATCTCCCACTTATCCAAACTGGTTTCACTTGATCTCTCTTCGAATATTGACATGAGAATAGAAACGCCTAATTTGAAAAGTCTAATTCAAAACCTAACCCATCTAACTGAACTTGTTTTATATGGGATTGATATGTCTTCTGTTTCAACTAATTGTCTCACGAATTTGTCGTCTTCTTTAACATCTCTTCGTCTTACTTATTGCCAATTGAAAGGGAAATTTCCAGATAATATATTCCACCTTCCAAACCTCCAGATGCTCCGTGTAGGTTCCAACTACAATCTCACTGGTTCCTTTCCAACTTATAACTGGAGTACTTCTCTCAAGTTCTTAGTTCTCTCTGAAACCAAATTCTCAATTGACTTACCTTATTTAAGCAGCAACCTCAAGTCCTTAAAACAGTTGTAtgttggtggatgcaatttcATAGGTTCATCGTATCCAACATTTCTTTCAAATCTCACACAGATAACTCATTTGGGCCTTCCATATAGTAACTTTGGTGGTCAGTGTCCATGGTCCCTCCTAAACATTACAGGACTTACTCTCTTGGATCTCTCATACAACAATTTCACAGGGCAACTTCCGGACTTCTCTTCAAATAATTCATCTAATAGTCAACTAGTCAGCAAGATTCCTTCCAATCTAGAATATCTCATCTTATCTGGTAATTTATTGACTGGGACAATACCATCTTGGGTGTATACAATACCATCTTTGCGTCACTTACATCTTGATCATAACCAATTCACTGGGCATATTGGTGAATTCCAGCATAACTCATTAGTTTCTCTAAATGTTTCCTTCAATAATTTTAGTGGCAATGTGGAGtcaaaaatattctcaaagcTCAAACGTCTTCTATATCTTGATATGTCAAATAATCCTCACCTATCACTACACTCCTTCACATCTGCCACCAatattttgtccaaaatttacTGGTTACAATTGTCTTCTTCCAACATAACCGAAATTCCACAGTTTTTACGAACTGCAAAATATATAGCATACTTAGACCTTTCCAACAACCATATCAAAGGCAATATTCCATCCTGGGTAATGGAGGTGGGAAAGGATTCATTGTATTACTTTTCAGTCTCAAGGAATAATTTAACTGGACACATCCCTTCCTTGATTTGCAATCTCAGTTCCCTCATTTACCTTGATTTCTCTTATAATCACTTGAATAACATGATTCCTCAATGTTTGGGAAAGTTAAGTGATAATctcaaaaacttgaatttacaaagtaacaatcttaaTGGCACTGTCCCAGCAACATTTGCAAAGGGATGTCAATTGAGAAGTCTGAAACTCAATGGCAACCAATTGGAAGGGGCATTGCCACAATCATTGGTCCATTGTAGAAAGTTGGAAGTTCTGGATTTTGGTAACAACAAGATTAGTGGAACCTTTCCTTGTTGGTTGGAAAGTCTTTCAGAGTTGTGCGTTCTTGTCTTGCGATCAAACAACTTTCATGGTGCCATAGGCAATCCCAAGACCAAATTCCCGTTCCCTAATTTGCGAATCATAGACCTCTCTCACAACAAGTTCCATGGTCTTTTgccaacaaaatttttcatgTATTTAAAAGCCATGATGAATGTGAGTGCAGACAAAGGTGAATTGAAATATATGGGTGATGATTATTATCAAGATTCTGTGACAGTGGTGATGAAAGGGCTTTCCATTGAATTGGTAAAAATCCAAAGTCTATTCACAACCATTGATTTTTCCAACAATAATTTCAAAGGAGAAATTCCAAAGGCAATTGTAGAGCTTCGGTCACTGAAGGGGCTTAATTTTTCACACAATAATCTTTCAGGTCATGTACCTCCATCGTTGGGAAATTTAACCAATCTTGAATGGCTAGATCTCTCCTCAAACAAGCTCACAGGTGAAATTCCTATACAATTGGCAGATCTGACAATGCTAGCATTTTTAAACCTATCAGAAAATTATCTTTTTGGACATATGCCCCAAGGTAAACAATTCAATACCTTTATGAATGATTCTTACTATGGGAACCTTGGGTTATGTGGATTTCCAATGACAAAAGCTTGTGGCAATGATGAGGGACAACAACCATCGCCATCATCAACCATTCAAGAAGATGATTTCGAATTTGAAAATGGGTTTCATTGGAAAGTTGTATTGTTGGGGTATGGTTGTGGATTCATGTTTggattgggtttgggttatcTTGTGTTCTCAAGTGGAAAACCGAAATGGCTAGTGAATATTGTTTATGGAGGAAGACATAACAAGTTACAAAGATCCTAG
- the LOC115986289 gene encoding receptor-like protein 6 isoform X2, whose protein sequence is MGRIPFFLIFFLFLSLPNSSFSSFSFNSSTLLCLSDQSSALLHFRNSFSVGRSFLICDSFSYYPPKNSWKMGTDCCGWYGVTCDTMTGHVIGLDLSCSRLHGPIHPNSTLFSLRHLQRLNLAYNDFHGSTISSKFGGFANMTHLNLAGFSVAGSSVSGPYIPDFSIPGSSFAGNVPSEISHLSKLVSLDLSSNIDMRIETPNLKSLIQNLTHLTELVLYGIDMSSVSTNCLTNLSSSLTSLRLTYCQLKGKFPDNIFHLPNLQMLRVGSNYNLTGSFPTYNWSTSLKFLVLSETKFSIDLPYLSSNLKSLKQLYVGGCNFIGSSYPTFLSNLTQITHLGLPYSNFGGQCPWSLLNITGLTLLDLSYNNFTGQLPDFSSNNSSNSQLVSKIPSNLEYLILSGNLLTGTIPSWVYTIPSLRHLHLDHNQFTGHIGEFQHNSLVSLNVSFNNFSGNVESKIFSKLKRLLYLDMSNNPHLSLHSFTSATNILSKIYWLQLSSSNITEIPQFLRTAKYIAYLDLSNNHIKGNIPSWVMEVGKDSLYYFSVSRNNLTGHIPSLICNLSSLIYLDFSYNHLNNMIPQCLGKLSDNLKNLNLQSNNLNGTVPATFAKGCQLRSLKLNGNQLEGALPQSLVHCRKLEVLDFGNNKISGTFPCWLESLSELCVLVLRSNNFHGAIGNPKTKFPFPNLRIIDLSHNKFHGLLPTKFFMYLKAMMNVSADKGELKYMGDDYYQDSVTVVMKGLSIELVMYLHRWEI, encoded by the exons ATGGGGCGGATacctttctttctcattttcttcctcttcctttctctacctaattcatctttctcttctttttcttttaattcatcTACGCTTCTTTGCCTTTCCGACCAAAGCTCTGCTTTGCTCCATTTCAGAAACTCTTTTTCTGTCGGTCGTTCTTTTTTGATTTGCGATTCGTTTTCTTATTATCCTCCGAAGAATTCGTGGAAAATGGGTACAGATTGTTGTGGGTGGTATGGGGTCACCTGTGATACGATGACAGGTCATGTCATTGGTCTCGACCTCAGTTGCAGTCGGCTTCATGGTCCCATCCATCCCAATAGCACCCTTTTCTCTCTTCGCCATCTCCAGAGGCTCAACCTTGCTTACAACGATTTCCATGGCTCCACAATTTCATCTAAATTTGGTGGCTTTGCAAACATGACGCATCTCAACCTCGCTGGCTTCTCCGTTGCGGGCTCCTCCGTTTCTGGCCCCTACATTCCTGACTTCTCCATTCCTGGCTCCTCCTTTGCTGGTAATGTCCCTTCCGAAATCTCCCACTTATCCAAACTGGTTTCACTTGATCTCTCTTCGAATATTGACATGAGAATAGAAACGCCTAATTTGAAAAGTCTAATTCAAAACCTAACCCATCTAACTGAACTTGTTTTATATGGGATTGATATGTCTTCTGTTTCAACTAATTGTCTCACGAATTTGTCGTCTTCTTTAACATCTCTTCGTCTTACTTATTGCCAATTGAAAGGGAAATTTCCAGATAATATATTCCACCTTCCAAACCTCCAGATGCTCCGTGTAGGTTCCAACTACAATCTCACTGGTTCCTTTCCAACTTATAACTGGAGTACTTCTCTCAAGTTCTTAGTTCTCTCTGAAACCAAATTCTCAATTGACTTACCTTATTTAAGCAGCAACCTCAAGTCCTTAAAACAGTTGTAtgttggtggatgcaatttcATAGGTTCATCGTATCCAACATTTCTTTCAAATCTCACACAGATAACTCATTTGGGCCTTCCATATAGTAACTTTGGTGGTCAGTGTCCATGGTCCCTCCTAAACATTACAGGACTTACTCTCTTGGATCTCTCATACAACAATTTCACAGGGCAACTTCCGGACTTCTCTTCAAATAATTCATCTAATAGTCAACTAGTCAGCAAGATTCCTTCCAATCTAGAATATCTCATCTTATCTGGTAATTTATTGACTGGGACAATACCATCTTGGGTGTATACAATACCATCTTTGCGTCACTTACATCTTGATCATAACCAATTCACTGGGCATATTGGTGAATTCCAGCATAACTCATTAGTTTCTCTAAATGTTTCCTTCAATAATTTTAGTGGCAATGTGGAGtcaaaaatattctcaaagcTCAAACGTCTTCTATATCTTGATATGTCAAATAATCCTCACCTATCACTACACTCCTTCACATCTGCCACCAatattttgtccaaaatttacTGGTTACAATTGTCTTCTTCCAACATAACCGAAATTCCACAGTTTTTACGAACTGCAAAATATATAGCATACTTAGACCTTTCCAACAACCATATCAAAGGCAATATTCCATCCTGGGTAATGGAGGTGGGAAAGGATTCATTGTATTACTTTTCAGTCTCAAGGAATAATTTAACTGGACACATCCCTTCCTTGATTTGCAATCTCAGTTCCCTCATTTACCTTGATTTCTCTTATAATCACTTGAATAACATGATTCCTCAATGTTTGGGAAAGTTAAGTGATAATctcaaaaacttgaatttacaaagtaacaatcttaaTGGCACTGTCCCAGCAACATTTGCAAAGGGATGTCAATTGAGAAGTCTGAAACTCAATGGCAACCAATTGGAAGGGGCATTGCCACAATCATTGGTCCATTGTAGAAAGTTGGAAGTTCTGGATTTTGGTAACAACAAGATTAGTGGAACCTTTCCTTGTTGGTTGGAAAGTCTTTCAGAGTTGTGCGTTCTTGTCTTGCGATCAAACAACTTTCATGGTGCCATAGGCAATCCCAAGACCAAATTCCCGTTCCCTAATTTGCGAATCATAGACCTCTCTCACAACAAGTTCCATGGTCTTTTgccaacaaaatttttcatgTATTTAAAAGCCATGATGAATGTGAGTGCAGACAAAGGTGAATTGAAATATATGGGTGATGATTATTATCAAGATTCTGTGACAGTGGTGATGAAAGGGCTTTCCATTGAATTG GTCATGTACCTCCATCGTTGGGAAATTTAA